The sequence CAGTTTCTTCTAGGGATAGCCTTGCGTAATCTTCTTTTGATTCCATGAGTGCCTTTGAGGTAAGACCTTTTTGTTCCAACTCGAAAAAAACATCTTTGTTCAAAAGGCTAAGATTGTCACTGGTATGAAAGCCTAGTGATTCTTTCAACACATAAACAAGTGCAAACTTCTTTTCAATGTCACATCCATCTTCCAGACGATTAAAAATCACATAGACATTCGATGCAGGGACCCCAATGTCACAGATTAATGTATTCAACATTTTACAGGTGTCAAGGATATCTTTCATAGTAGGAACCACAGGGAGGATGAGTTTATGATATGACTCGTGTACACCTGTATATCGTCTCATTTCACGCACAAATTCCGATACTTCCTTATCACTCACGTCGATTATGTAATCTTCCACTTCACCTCTCAATAAAAGCTCTTTGTTAAGTTCCAAAAACTTGTAAGCAGGAATTCGGCGGTATGATCCGAAATATTCAGAATAATACTGGTTCCCTGTGTTTGACGTTTCTACTTCAAACATATGAGCCTTTGGCATATTGGCACCAAGAATCTCTCGTGCAATCATTGACTTGCCAGAGCTTCCAATTGAATTTAGAAGAACATTAACCATCATTTGCTCCTTCGAAAAATATGTATCATCCCGTATTTAGCCATGACACTCTTTACTTTAAAACCTGGTCATCTCCTAACTCTTCAAGTGTATGGATCAGAACAAGTGTAAATCATTTCCACTTTGGGGGATCGAATTGCATTGTAGCTAACTACCCCGACGTTTTTTTATCCCCCCATTTTTTGATTTTTCATACATCTTTTCAACAACGACAATCGGTTGAAATACATTGATTTTCAGCTTTGCACCATGTTCAGAGACTTTTACATACCATGGCAGATGCTTTTTATACTCCTTCAGCATAAGAGGGTTTTGATAGCTGAGAATTTCAAATAACTGTTCTTTAGTCTCGATTGTGACCGAACCATAAAGCTGGTTGATTGCTGGAAGTTTGAATGGTTTCATAGGGCAATTATGCATGAATCTATAGCATGGGCATTAAAATATTACATACATGACTTTCCACTCTTTGCTACAATGAATGCTAATCATGCAATGGCTAAAGGAGCGCTCAATGCAAACAAAAAAGATTAAAGTAGCATTCCTGTTTAGCATTTTGATATTTACGAACTTGGTATTTGCAGATGTCAACGCTTCTACATTCAATGTCAAATGGATCGGATATTCGAGTAGTCGTGATAACGAGGGAATTGCGAAGTTAATGTCCGAAGGACATAGGGATGTTGTTTTCATTCAAGAGGTTGTTTCGCCACCTACTGATATCAATATTACAGGAGAACCAGGCTGGGCCATCAGTGGAGATGCAGAGTCAGCAGCTTTTTTTGATGCGATGCAGCAGCAGGGGTACGATTACGCACTATCAGAAGAAGATACCGGCACTGGTGACAGTATTCATTCCAACTCCGCCTCAACGGAATGGTTTGTCGCATTTTACAAACAAGACAAGCTTACATTGATCGATAAGGGATATCTAGCCGAAGATCGTAGCAATAATGATGATTATGAACGCGTCCCATACTATTTTACATTCAAAGATAAGAGTGGGATGGATTTTACTGTCATCTCAACCCACTTGAATCCCGGTAGCAGCAATGCAGATACTGACCGCCGCTATCACGAGTTGAGTTCTATTGTCTCTTGGGTGTTTAAACAAGCTTCCATGGGGTCAGAGAGGGACTTCATTATTGTGGGCGATATGAATGTATATGACTGTGATGTATTGGACCGAAGAGTTGATGCATTATTTTCACGTGCTAATCGTGAATGCCTAAACTCCAATTTGAAAAAATCAGAGCCATACGATCAAGTCTTGTACATCAAGAACTATACACGAATCGACAATTATGAGGTGCTTGATCTTTACGAAATATTTGAGCTCCCTACTTCTACTCCAAACGATGAAGTGAATGCAAAATACAGCGATCATCACCCAATCTTTTTCACTATTATTGGTAATGGAGACGATGATTAAGGGCAATATGACGATAATCGTCAAAAATGCGGCTAAGGCCCTATTTTAGGGAATTTCAGAGCACCGTTGACAACTTGTCAACGGTGCCCTCTAGACTACCGATCAACACACTTTGCTTAAATTCGCTAGTCGCCACAGCCGTTTGGCCCTTAGTATCGGCATTTGGAGCATGGTCGCCATTCGCGAAAAACATTGTGTGTGTAGATCAGGTATAGTCCCAAAATATTTTTGGGACAAATCTTAACTACTTCGCTATCGCGAAGTTATGATCAAATAGTATCAACTCTTTTGAGAAAGATGCTGCAGTCTTTTAATATACATTCGTAGAAAAGGATTCCAATCAAACTAATTTTTCATTTCCATTAATCTCAGTGCAAGTTTAATCATTTGTGAAACGTATCCAACTTCGTTGTCTTGCCAACCCATCAGTCTGACAAACTTTCCCCCCACATTCACCGTCCGCTTTTTTTCAATCGTGATCCCGTGAAGGTCACCGATAATATCGGACGATGCAAGGACATTTTCCGTCACGGCCAGAAGTTCTTTATACTCATTGTGTGCTGCATGTTCAAATATCTTGTTGAGATCTTCTGCATGTATCGATTGTATGAGCTGCATACTGAAATCGTAAAGTGTCCCTGCAGGTACAGGCACCCGAATACTATGGGTTTGAATACGGCCATCGAGTTGCGGCAATAACTTCTCCACGGTAACTGTAGCCGAACTAGAAAGGGGTAATATATTTGAGGAAGCGCTTCTGCAACGAAGCAGTTCAGAGGTATTCACTAGCACATCGAGCAGCTTCTGTTCTGCAGTATAGCTATGGATCATGGATACACTTGCGGCTTCCACACCGGCATATTCATTCAGCAGTTTTAGCACGGGGGCAATAGCATTCGCGCTGCAGCTCGCCGCTGATACTATCCTCTCGCCCTGATACTGATCATCGTTGATGCTTCCGATAAACATCGGCATATCATCCAGTGGCGGTGCCGACACGATGATCTTTTTCACACCGCTGTTAAGAAAAGGCTGATTGGCCCTGCAGGTGAGATGTATCCCGGTACACTGAAAGAGAATGTCAATATCCAAGTCGTACAGAGCCTTTGACTCCACCTTCTCTTCGTTAAAAAGTGGAATTATCCTGTCCGCGACCATGATGCGGTCATTTTTCTGTTCAACACCATATCGTAGCCGGCCATATACCGAATCAAACTGCAATAGATATGCAAACTGTTCCCGCATATAGATATCGTTTATGCCGACAATTTCAAAGCGGTCATCTTCAAGCAATCTGCGCATGAGCGCCCGCCCTATCCGCCCGAATCCGTTGATAAAGACATTGATTTTTTTCATAGTGAGATTATAAACCAGTCGGCATGTGCATCATTCGGGTAAGCAGTAACTGTTCTGGTGTAATTGGAGTGTTGTGAATCGAATGAAGTTGCAAGGTTTCTTTCGCACAGTTACTGCTTACCCGAACCGCCCGAAGGCGATATTCATATTGGTTAGTTGTGTATATACAATTTACCTGCCCACTAATATCTTTCGAACAGGTAGTTCGAAATTTCCCGTAATTCTTCCTCGGTGAAAAGCGACTTTTGTGAAGGCATAATCCCGCCGAAACGCGCGATAGTCTGTTTAGGAAAAAGCATCTTGTCTTCTGACGGATTTTGCATATACTCCACCATGAACTCTACTGCTTTCTCACGTTCCGGATAAGCCGCTTTTACTTTTTTCATCACGCCCCACATCGGTGGCGCTTTCATTGTAGCGACTCGCTCCGGAGACAGGTTGCTCACCAAATGACAGCTTGCACACCCACTCTCTACCTTTTGTTCCAGTGATGCCATTGGTTCCGATGCGTAAGCAAACGTTATCAGCAAAAGAACAAACAATATATTTTTCATTGGAATTCCTTTTCACGTTATTGTATCGCGAATCGAGGGGGACGACTTGGTCAGGCAGCGGCTTGATGAAACTCTCGAGTTACATAGGAGTGAATGAATCGGTTACGCTTTGAAATGCTGCCTGGCCAAACCGCCCGAAGGCGGGAAGGCGACTTACTTCGTTGAGAATTTATAGTCGAGCTGTGCCCAGACCTTGGTGACGTCGTTGCCCGTGTCGCCTTTGGAGTAGAAAGCCGCTTTCGCCAGGAACGCGAGGTCCTTGACGCCCGGGACCTTGTTCGCGTAGAGCACGTCAAACTCGCTGCCGAGGTCCTTGTTTGCGCCGGAGAGGGCGTCAAACTTGTGGTAGACGCCCAGCACTTTCCCGAAGCCCGCCGCGGCATATCCCAGCGTACCGCTCAGGTCCGCCAGACCGTCGTTGTTGCTTCCGGACGTGCGACCGAGGAAGACGTCCGCCCACCCCTGGAACTTGTGCAGGGTCGCCAGCGGGGTCGTGAACCCTTTCGTGCTGTTGCTTTCGGCATCACCGAGCACCTCATACTCCGCCCCGACAATGAGGCCGGAGATGTTCGCGCCCAGGGCGACGTCATAGTAAGCAGCATCGATCTCCGGCGCATCATCGAGAGCGTAGGTCAGCGAGGCGTCGCTCTGCTTTGCATAGGAGGCCGCATAGTTCAGCGTCACGCCGTCCAGGGCGATATCCCCGGAGACGCGCAGACCGTAGGTGTCGTGAATGTCTGCAAGCATATAGCCGAACCCTGTGACGGAGAGCGCCTTGCCCGCCGAGTACGTAGCGTGCAGGAGCAGCGAGCCCGTATCGGTCGTCGGGTTGGCGTTGACCCCCTGGTAACCGTAGATCCAGGAGGCCATGAGGGAGAGGCCCTCGATGGAACCGTTGGTCAGCGTCACCGTGTCGTAGGCACGCTCCATCTGGCGCCAGCCGACGGTACCCACAAAGCGCTGGTCGTCGAGGTTGACGAAGGAGCGTCCCGCGAGCAGCGTCGTGTCCGCCGCCGTATAGGCCAGGTATCCCTCGGTCAGGATCGCCTGCTGCGGGTCGAGGATAAGGTCATAGGTCGCATCCTGCGGCGCGTAGTCGTTGTAGCCGAAGTTGTTGACCGAGGTCATCCCCACTTTGGCGGTGAGCCCTTCAAGGCCGAGGAGCGTCCCTTCGACCGCGAGGCGCGTCCGGGCGGTAAAGGCGTTGGCCGTATCGAGGCCGTTGTCTTTGACGTCCGCCATCTCGTAGCGCGGGCGGATCTCGCCGCTCATTTTCATTCCGTCCAGGAGGACGATCTCTTCGGCCGCCGACGCGGCCACACCCATACTTCCCACAATAACCGGCACGGCGGCCAAAGACAACATCACTTTTTTCATGTTCTACTCCTCAATTTGGCTACTTACGCCTTATTTCCCGACCATGTCAGCAATCGACTGAATATCTGCATCCGAAAGGCTTGCTACCTGACCTTTCATCATCGCTTTCATCGGGCCGCCGTAACTGCCATCTTTATATCCGCTCAACGCTGTGACAATCTCTGCTTTTGTCATCGTATTGATCACCTTGCTTTTACCGAGCGCCGACTTTTCTCCGGTTGTACCGTGGCATGCCGAACATTTTTTATAAGCAGCAGCACCGTCGGCAGACAATGAACATGTCAAGCCAAACGTCACTACCAATGCCGTTACGAGTTTTGTCATAATCTTCTCCTTGAATATACGGTTATGAAGATTATAAGAAAACAACAAGGGCGTCGTCTTTGACCTAGGTCAAGCGACAGAAAAACTGCTGAGTAAAAAGGGGGTCAGGGGAGAGACCGGCGCAGGAGTCTGCGTCGGATTCGGAAGCACTAGTTTAACTGATTTGCAAGCCACTCCTCGGGGGAGATCCCGGCGTCAGAGGCAGCCTGTAACATCTTTTCGTATGTTCTTGTCGGAAAGTAGCCGACAATACGTACACTGTCGCCCTCTTTTTGCCGCATCGCATCGTAGACATTTTGCATCTCATAACGTTTGCTGTGAGGAACATAGGAGCGAAGCGATTTGTACTCTATGAGTTCACCGTTTTTAAACACACCGCTGACGCGGGCGTACACCCAGTAATAACCGTCATCTTTTCGGCGGTTCTTAACGTATCCCTCCCATGCTTTACCTGCTTTGAGCGTCTCCCACATATGACGGAATGCGCTCTTGGGCATATCGGGGTGGCGCAGAATATTATGTGGCTGGCCGACCAGTTCCTCCGGAGTATAACCGGAAATGTCGGCAAAAGTATCATTCGCATACGTGATGATGCCTTTGAGATCCGTACGGGAGATAATAAGCTCGTCTTCCGGCACTTCAGTCTCGCGGAACATCGCAAACGACGTCTGCATATCGGCTCCTTTTAAAGCTTCTTCTTCAGATCGCCGTTGTACTGGATATCTTTATACCTGGCATCGGGATCATCGAGCCATTCAGGTATATCCGTTCCTTCGATCTCCAGTTTGTCCCGCTCTTTGTCCAGCTCATCTTCACTGTAGGCAAATTGCATATCGGCGGCGACAACGTGCGGCATTTCCTGAATCGTAGTCAGCTTTTTCACCTCTTCTTCAACCCCATCACCTTCAATTGTGACAATGATGCGTCCCTTTTCGTCATGGAAGTGATAATCACATACATCCGAAGCTTTGAGCGCTTCGACCAACTCTTCGACAAATTGCGGTGTCGTCTGAACGACAATACTTGAAATGTTCATGTTCATCTCCTATTTGATGGTTTCAATGTCCCAGTAAAGGATTCTGGTCTCTTCGGCCGATGAGAAAAAATGGTCTTCATCCACAAATGCGAAATCCGTCAAGGTTGCCGTATGCCCTTTAAGCTCAGCCAACTTTGTCCGACCCGCTATGTCGAAAAGCGCTACATCGTTTTCAACGGTTGCCGCGAATATGCCCCGATTTGCCGAAGGCGTCAGCGCTGCGGCATAGATTAGGAAATCACCCTCCATGTAGTAAGCCGTGCCATCCGGTTTATAGACGGCACAGCGGCGGTCCTGCCCCGCGGTGATGATGACGCCTTGGCGATAATCCACCTTGTATATATTGTCAACGTTCTGTCCACGCAGGAGTTTCATATGGGAAAAGTCCGATACCCTGAAGACATTGACATCCCCGCTTTCATCCGCAGTGACGACCGTCTTGCGGTCCTCGCTTAGCGTCATGTCCCCGAATGCGGATCCGCCGCTTTCCTCATCCTTGATCATTCGGCGGTAAACAACTTCTTCGGTACTGATCCGATACAGAATGATTTCAGAACTCAACAGCCCCAGAAGCATATGGTCTTCGTCAACAAGCACCCCTCTCTTTATCGGAAGGGCATCGCTGCTGTCAATCACTTTTTTCAGTTTTTCATTTTGATAAAGGTAAACGTTGCGATAGCCTGCCTTCCCTTCGGAGACCAGCATCAAAACATCACCGAGTTTGTCGATCGAATATATTTTTGCCGGGATTTCATCTCCCATAAAATCAATGATATTCGGAATCGTAATGACGGCCTGCTTTTTCCTGCCTGCGATGTCGAAAACATCGACCTTGCCGCCGTAGGTTGCGGCATAAAGCTCACCGTTCTCGACAAGGATGTCTGTCACCAGCCCATCTGCCGTCAACGCTGCAGCCGGACCGATTTCCCGACCGATCAACAGTGCTGCCGACAGCATGAAAAGCAGGCTGATTTTTTTCACTCGTTCCCTTTAAAGAATGTCGTCTCAATGGCTTCAGACGGGCACCTGCCGATGCAAAATCCGCACGATGTGCATCGGGAGGCATTTATTTCCGGCTTGTAAAGCCCTTTGAAATCGATCGCATTGTCCAAGCAAGGTTCTTTGCATGAAAAACACATCACTCCCTGCCAACTAACACATTTTAAAGGGTTGATCCTAACGGCAGCATGAATGGGTTCTTCCGCATGGGAAAGCACCCCGGGGCTACAGCCTTCCAGGCACGCTCCACAGTAGGTACAGCCACCCTTGGAAAAGTCAAGATGAGGAGTACGGTCTTTACCGATAATGATGATATTCTCTTCGCACGCATTGCTGCACATTCCTTCGCATTCAGGACAAGTTTGCCCGAAGCGCGAAAGATCCGCCGCGTAGGGAGGCCTGATCTGCTTCCCTTTATTCATAACGGCGGCACCGAGTGCACCGAAAAAACCGCGGCGGCTGATGTCAGACACGTTATTGCACCCCTACGTTAAGGACATCAAGCAGATCGGACTTGTTCTTCATCGTCTCATCCTGATAATCGGGTTTGAACGTGTTGGCAACTGCCGGCGCGATATTCGCCTGCGGCGCATGGCATTGGGAGCAGTTAAAGCGGCCTTGGTAAAGGTGATCAGATTTCTTTACGATCATTTTGAAATCACCTGTATTGTCAACCTCTTTCCCCTCTTTTGTGATCTTGCCGTCGGCGGCCAACGATGTATCGGGCCGGAAGTTGGCAAAGTGTGAAGCCGGAATTGGCGTTGCCCCCATCGCCTCTGCGATATCCGGCATATGACAGCCGAGGCAGGCATTGTTCTCCTTGGTAATCGGCAGAAGGCCCTCAACGTCATGCGGGATCATCGGCGGCGCGTTGTCGTAGGCGCGCTGAATCCGCTGTGACGTTCCAGGAGCCTCCGCGGAATAATCCGCCATCGCCGGTTTCGTTCCCTGCTCCGTATAGAGATCAGTCTTCCGAAGCCCCAGGGACTCTTCCGATACCGTCGGTTTCACTTCGGCTGTCTTCGCCGGCTCCACACTATTGCTGCATCCAATCATCAGCAGAGCAGCTGCAATGCCGCCCGTTATCACTCTCATTTTCATGACTTCTCCTTTGCTTGTTTCGCAAGCTTGCGAATTGAAAAGTTCAGTGCATCATCCTCACAGACTTCAACACACCTTCCGCAGTTTGTACACTCACCCATCACTACACTTTCGCTGCTTCTCGCAACCATATGCAGCACCTCTTTTTCAGGGCATATCTCTTTGCACTTCATACAGGCCGTACACTTCTCCGCGTCATGGAAGACCCGGATCAGAGAGAAACGACTGATCAGCGAATAAAACCCGCCCAGCGGGCAGATATGACCGCACCATCCGTGTTCATGGACGAACAGGTCGAACAGAAAGATCACCAGAAGTGCTGCACCGCCGAACCCCATACCGAACACGATGCCGCGATGCGCCATCGAGATCGGACTGATCATTTCAAACGCTGCAACGCCTGTCAGCGCAGAGAGTATCAGGGAAATCCCGAGTACCCAATAACGCATGTTCCGGCTCATATAAACCCGCTTCTGCACCTGGGATATCCCCAGTTTTCTCCGTGTCCAGTTGGCCGCGTCCGTGACCATATTGACCGGACAGACCCAGCTGCAAAAAGCCCGTCCGCCGATCACGGCGTAAAAAACAAAAATGATCACCGCTCCGATGAGTACGGTCGTTGAAAGCGCCGCACCCGCCGAGAGCATCTGCAATACCGCGAACGGATCGGAAAGCGGCACACGCTGAAGCAGCAGTGACGCACTCAGATTTCCCTGCAGGATTGCCGTGTATCCGTACCAGTTGGCCGCACCGTAAAGCGTCAGCAGACCGACCTGGAGCATCCGGCGCAAAATCAGATATTTCATTCGAGCAGATCCCCCATATCGTTCAGCGAATCGATCGCTTTTTCCTGACTGCGTTCCGTTACCGTCGTGCCGCCTTTAGCCGATTTGACGCGTTCCTGGTCCTTTTTATCCCAGCCTTTGACGTAATGACTGCCGGCATGTCCTTCGACAACACCTCTCGGTAGGATGGTAATCGCCGCCTTTTCCGTAACGCAGGCATGTTCGCACATCCCGCAGCCTGTACAGACGTCTGGGACAACAACCGGTTTTAAATAGGCATGTTTCCCCGTCCGTTCATTTTGCTCATATTCCAGCTTTATGGCCTGGTCCATTAATGGACAGGCCCGATAGCAGGCATCGCACTGGATTCCCCAGAAGGCGATGCAGGCCTTCGGATCGACGATGGCAACCCCGATGTCGATCTTCTTGATGTCCCAGAACATCTCTCCCTCGAAGTCACTTTGAACTTTGTTTGCGTCCAGCGCGCCCGTGGGACAGACCGGGACACAGGGGATGTCTTCACACATATAGCAGGGGATCTCCCTAGGGGTGAAAAACGGTGTTCCCATCGGTAATGTATCACCGGGAGCTGCCAGCTTGAGCGTATCGTAAGGACACCCCTCGACACAGAGGCCGCATTTGATACAGGACTTCAAAAAGTCGGCTTCATTCTGCGCGCCGGGAGGACGCAGCACCAGCGGTGCCGCTTTGACTTCTTCCACATAAGCAGTCCATACCAATGCACCCATCGCGCTGAGGCCTACACCCCGCGCCATGGTCAGAAGAAATTTACGACGGTCGCTCAGCTGTTCGTTTTTCATTGCTCTCTCGTTATGCTTTCGTGATCTTGACCGCGCATTTCTTGAAGTCTGTCTGTTTTGACATCGGACACGTCGCATCCAGACAGACTTTATTGATGAAGACCTTTTCATCAAACCACGGTACGAACACCAGGCCTTCCGGCGGACGGTTACGGCCGCGCGTCTCTACGCGGGCCTTCACCGAACCGCGACGCGATTCGACGTTGACAAGTTCGCCGCGCTGTACACCGCGTTTCTTGGCGTCATTCGGATGCATGTAACAAAGCGCTTCCGGTACCGCACGGTACAGTTCCGGTACACGCATCGTCATCGTACCGGAGTGCCAGTGCTCGAGCACACGGCCGGTTGCCAGCCAGACATCGTATTCGCTGTCCGGCATTTCCGGTGGATCCATGTAAGGACGGGCAAAGATTTTTGCCTTGTTCTCAAGGCTTTTTTTCTCCGCGACTTTGACGCCGCCCAGGTCGCCGTATGGCAGCGCCTTCGCCAGCTTTCCGTAGAACGCGTGCGTGCTGTCCGAACCGGACTTGGCGACCGCTTTGGCCGCATATGGATCGTATTTGACATTGAAGCGCCACTGCGTCTCTTTCCCGTCGACGACCGGCCATTTCAGGCCGCGGACCTTATGATAGACATCAAACGGTGCCAGGTCGTGGCCGTGCCCGCGTCCGAAGTCCGCATACTCTTCAAACAGGTATTTCTGAATGAAGAATCCGTAGCCCTTGAAGACCTCTCCGTCGGAACCGACAACGTTCCGGCTGTCACCCAGACACTCAGAGTTGTCGAAACCGGCCTGAACTGGGTCTTTGTCATCCAGTTTGTATGAACGGGCCTTGTCATTCGCAAACAGGATGTCGAACATCGTCGTATCTTCGTTATAGCCCATTTTTTTGGCTTCCGCGATGACATCAGGCATTTTCGTGCCATCACGCAGCGTCGATGCGCCCCAGAGATCTTTGACGGTGAACCGTTTGGAGAGTTCGACCCACTGCCAGGTGTCGGACATCGCATCGCCGACCGGGAGCACCTGCTGACGCCAGTGCTGTGTCCGGCGTTCGGCGTTACCATACGCCCCCCATTTCTCGTAAATCATCGCCGAAGGGAGGATCAGGTCCGAGACCTTCGCTGAAATACCCGGATAGCCGTCGGATGTCACGATGAAGTTGTCCATTTCGCGTGCGGCCTTGATCCAGTGTTTCGCACTGGCGGAATCCTGATAAGCATTACAGACGCTGACCCACGCGAATTTGACGATACCATCCTCGATATCGCGGTGGATTTTCATGATGTGCTGGTTCCCGACCGGGTTGAGCGTCCCTTCCGGAATCATCCATTTATGCTCGGCGATCTTGCGGTGCGCCGGATTGGCGACCATCATATCCGCCGGTAAACGGTGACAGAATGTTCCGACTTCACGCGCCGTGCCACACGCTGAAGGCTGGCCCGTCAGCGAGAAAGCGCCGCTGCCCGGTAACGCCTGCTTGTTCAACAGGAAGTGGACGTTATACGAAAGCGTGTTATCCCAGGTACCGCGCGTATGCTGATTCATCCCCATCGTCCAGAAAGAGACGACTTTGCGCCCTTTCTCAATGTAGAGATCTGCCAGCGCCTTGAGTTTACCTTTGAAGGCCTCGAGATCCTCATTCGGGTCACCCTTGACAATCTTCGCAGTGTAGTCAAGTGTATACGGCGCGAGGGATTTCTTGTATTCTTCAAACGAGATCTCCCAGTGTGCCAGGGTACCGGGCTGATTATTCATAACTTCGCCCTCTTTATAGCCGTAAGGCTCCAGGGCCGGTGCTTCCTTGGCAGAGACGGGTTTGCTCATCTCTTTTGAAATCGTCTCCATCTCAAGATCGGTGTATTTGCCCTCTTTGACCGATTTCTCGTCACTGCGGCGCATACCGTAGCCGATGTTAACCGGACCTGTCGCAAAAATGATATTCTGTTTGACGAAGTCCCAGTCAATCGCTTCGGGATGGTTGTAAACGATCTCGTGTGCAATGTAGTTCCACAATGCAAGGTCCGTGTTTGGCGAGAAAATAATCTCGATATCCGCCAAGTCGGATGTTCTGTGCGTGTAGGTCTGAATGGAAACAACCTTGACACGGTCGGGATCGGAGAGCTTGCGGTCTGTGACACGCGACCAGAGGATCGGGTGCATTTCCGCCATGTTCGACCCCCAGGCTACGACAGTGTCCGTCAATTCGATATCGTCATAACAGCCCGACGGTTCATCGATGCCGAACGTCTGGTAAAAGCCGACGACGGCCGATGCCATACAGTGGCGGGCATTCGGATCGATCGCATTGGAACGGAATCCCGCCTTCATCATTTTCTGTGCCGCATACCCTTCCATGACTGTGTACTGCCCGGAAGCGAAGTTGGCAACGCCTTCCGGGCCGCTGTGCGCAAGGGCTTTGCGGATATTTTTTTCCATTTCATCAAAGGCGCGCTGCCAGCTGACCGGCGCGAACTTGCCGTGCTTGTCGAACTCCCCCTTGCTGTTGATGCGCAACAGCGGTTGCGTCAGACGGTCGGCACCGTACATGATCTTCGCGTTGAAATACCCTTTAATACAGTTCAACCCGCGATTGACAGGTGCCGCGGGGTCTCCTTTGACCGCGACGATCCTCCCGTTCTTGGTCGCGAGCATGATCCCGCATCCCGTACCGCAGAAACGACATGCCGCCTTGTCCCAGCGCCAGTCTTTCTGGGCATCTGTCCCCGCGGCCTCGACATCTGTCGGAATCGTCATTCCAATCGCGCTCGCTGCCGAAGCGGCCGCTGCACTCTTGAGAAAACTTCTTCTGTCCATACCCATCGTATCCTCCTTGTTGATTACCGATGGCCGCCGTCTGCAAGGGAGAGCGTCTATCAGCTTTCAGGTTACGTTATCATTGTATCGGGACAAGTTGTCAGGTGTCTTTGACCTAAGTCAAGAAAGCATTGCATCGGATTCACCCACGCGGTTTTGGTTCTGTTTTGGTG is a genomic window of Sulfurimonas sp. HSL1-2 containing:
- a CDS encoding ferredoxin-type protein NapF, producing the protein MNKGKQIRPPYAADLSRFGQTCPECEGMCSNACEENIIIIGKDRTPHLDFSKGGCTYCGACLEGCSPGVLSHAEEPIHAAVRINPLKCVSWQGVMCFSCKEPCLDNAIDFKGLYKPEINASRCTSCGFCIGRCPSEAIETTFFKGNE
- a CDS encoding nitrate reductase cytochrome c-type subunit — its product is MKMRVITGGIAAALLMIGCSNSVEPAKTAEVKPTVSEESLGLRKTDLYTEQGTKPAMADYSAEAPGTSQRIQRAYDNAPPMIPHDVEGLLPITKENNACLGCHMPDIAEAMGATPIPASHFANFRPDTSLAADGKITKEGKEVDNTGDFKMIVKKSDHLYQGRFNCSQCHAPQANIAPAVANTFKPDYQDETMKNKSDLLDVLNVGVQ
- the napH gene encoding quinol dehydrogenase ferredoxin subunit NapH → MKYLILRRMLQVGLLTLYGAANWYGYTAILQGNLSASLLLQRVPLSDPFAVLQMLSAGAALSTTVLIGAVIIFVFYAVIGGRAFCSWVCPVNMVTDAANWTRRKLGISQVQKRVYMSRNMRYWVLGISLILSALTGVAAFEMISPISMAHRGIVFGMGFGGAALLVIFLFDLFVHEHGWCGHICPLGGFYSLISRFSLIRVFHDAEKCTACMKCKEICPEKEVLHMVARSSESVVMGECTNCGRCVEVCEDDALNFSIRKLAKQAKEKS
- a CDS encoding chaperone NapD, with amino-acid sequence MNISSIVVQTTPQFVEELVEALKASDVCDYHFHDEKGRIIVTIEGDGVEEEVKKLTTIQEMPHVVAADMQFAYSEDELDKERDKLEIEGTDIPEWLDDPDARYKDIQYNGDLKKKL
- a CDS encoding cytochrome c, with amino-acid sequence MKNILFVLLLITFAYASEPMASLEQKVESGCASCHLVSNLSPERVATMKAPPMWGVMKKVKAAYPEREKAVEFMVEYMQNPSEDKMLFPKQTIARFGGIMPSQKSLFTEEELREISNYLFERY
- a CDS encoding glyceraldehyde 3-phosphate dehydrogenase NAD-binding domain-containing protein, whose protein sequence is MKKINVFINGFGRIGRALMRRLLEDDRFEIVGINDIYMREQFAYLLQFDSVYGRLRYGVEQKNDRIMVADRIIPLFNEEKVESKALYDLDIDILFQCTGIHLTCRANQPFLNSGVKKIIVSAPPLDDMPMFIGSINDDQYQGERIVSAASCSANAIAPVLKLLNEYAGVEAASVSMIHSYTAEQKLLDVLVNTSELLRCRSASSNILPLSSSATVTVEKLLPQLDGRIQTHSIRVPVPAGTLYDFSMQLIQSIHAEDLNKIFEHAAHNEYKELLAVTENVLASSDIIGDLHGITIEKKRTVNVGGKFVRLMGWQDNEVGYVSQMIKLALRLMEMKN
- a CDS encoding c-type cytochrome, which codes for MTKLVTALVVTFGLTCSLSADGAAAYKKCSACHGTTGEKSALGKSKVINTMTKAEIVTALSGYKDGSYGGPMKAMMKGQVASLSDADIQSIADMVGK
- the napG gene encoding ferredoxin-type protein NapG, yielding MKNEQLSDRRKFLLTMARGVGLSAMGALVWTAYVEEVKAAPLVLRPPGAQNEADFLKSCIKCGLCVEGCPYDTLKLAAPGDTLPMGTPFFTPREIPCYMCEDIPCVPVCPTGALDANKVQSDFEGEMFWDIKKIDIGVAIVDPKACIAFWGIQCDACYRACPLMDQAIKLEYEQNERTGKHAYLKPVVVPDVCTGCGMCEHACVTEKAAITILPRGVVEGHAGSHYVKGWDKKDQERVKSAKGGTTVTERSQEKAIDSLNDMGDLLE
- a CDS encoding PAS domain-containing protein, producing the protein MQTSFAMFRETEVPEDELIISRTDLKGIITYANDTFADISGYTPEELVGQPHNILRHPDMPKSAFRHMWETLKAGKAWEGYVKNRRKDDGYYWVYARVSGVFKNGELIEYKSLRSYVPHSKRYEMQNVYDAMRQKEGDSVRIVGYFPTRTYEKMLQAASDAGISPEEWLANQLN